In Botrytis cinerea B05.10 chromosome 6, complete sequence, the following proteins share a genomic window:
- the Bcrps13 gene encoding Bcrps13, whose product MGRLHSNGKGISSSALPYSRAPPSWLKTTPEQVVDQICKLAKKGAAPSQIGVVLRDSHGIAQVKVVTGNKILRILKSNGLAPEIPEDLYMLIKKAVAVRKHLERNRKDKDSKFRLILIESRIHRLSRYYKTVGVLPPTWRYESATASTMVA is encoded by the exons ATGGGTCGTCTTCACTCCAACGGAAAGGGAATATCTTCCTCTGCTCTCCCATACTCCCGCGCTCCTCCTTCGTGGCTCAAGACCACCCCAGAGCAAGTTGTTGACCAAATCTGCAAGCTTGCCAAGAAGGGTGCTGCTCCATCCCAAATCGGTGTTGTCTTGAGAGATTCTCACGGTATTGCTCAAGTCAAGGTTGTTACTG GTAACAAGATTCTTAGAATCCTCAAGTCCAACG GCCTTGCCCCAGAAATCCCAGAGGACCTTTACATGTTGATCAAGAAG GCCGTCGCTGTCCGCAAGCATCTCGAGCGTAACCGCAAGGACAAGGACTCCAAGTTCCGCTTGATTCTCATTGAATCCCGTATCCACCGTCTCTCCCGTTACTACAAGACTGTTGGTGTTCTCCCACCAACCTGGAGATACGAGAGTGCCACTGCCAGCACCATGGTCGCATAA
- the Bcbub2 gene encoding Bcbub2 encodes MASSSPTKDAFQFPTLAPPNHSSLNPPASPRRALRRLQSAHTLGSSFNQPSLISQQHKQALQKIIPPVPKDAAQSSTTTHSRARSNSDVTNIVPVPTSSMRRPTSNRKLTATESMSLDRLLRDGPPDGDIIGSLESMRLKILDQGVKSDSDGMSSLRIYIWLILLNAPTLETDAYLSLIHRGASPAYSKIRNDTFRTLATDPLFRRRVSEASLIRLLNAVAWRLHDAKEARAEYRNIQNRQIMEAAIQGSPERNPSSPSMRSRARALTLTTEGSDVGAGEPGTYVQGMNVLAAPFLYAARSESEAFAAFHRFITTEVPGYVRGAMDGVHKGLALVDKVLAIVDPKLSLYLIGKGMSAEIYAFPSVLTLCACTPPLPEVLRLWDFLFAYGAHLNILCIVAQLVILRHSIMSSPSPTKILRSFPPLQADTIKEVTLTIIKKIPDDVYAEIVSHAK; translated from the exons ATGGCATCTTCTTCGCCCACCAAAGACGCTTTTCAATTTCCGACATTGGCCCCTCCAAATCATTCTTCACTCAATCCACCAGCATCTCCCCGCCGAGCTTTGCGAAGATTACAGTCCGCGCACACTCTAGGTTCATCATTCAATCAACCATCCCTGATCTCACAGCAACACAAGCAAGCTTTGCAAAAGATCATTCCGCCCGTGCCAAAAGATGCGGCACAATCTTCAACTACAACTCATTCCAGAGCAAGATCCAATAGCGATGTAACGAACATAGTCCCAGTCCCAACTTCTTCGATGAGGCGCCCTACATCAAACAGAAAACTTACCGCGACAGAAAGTATGTCGCTGGATCGTCTACTTAGAGACGGCCCCCCCGATGGAGATATAATTGGAAGTTTGGAGAgtatgagattgaagatattggatCAAGGTGTTAAGAGTGATAGCGATGGAATG TCCTCTTTGCGCATTTACATCTGGCTTATATTACTCAATGCACCTACCCTTGAAACCGACGCATATCTATCTCTAATTCATCGCGGCGCATCTCCTGCATATTCCAAGATTCGAAATGATACCTTTCGAACTCTAGCCACCGATCCTCTTTTTCGACGTCGAGTTAGTGAAGCAAGCTTAATCCGACTTTTAAATGCAGTAGCATGGAGATTACACGATGCGAAAGAGGCGCGAGCAGAGTACCGAAATATACAGAATAGACAGATTATGGAGGCGGCTATTCAAGGTTCTCCAGAACGAAATCCATCATCGCCAAGTATGAGGTCTAGAGCTCGTGCGCTGACTTTGACAACGGAAGGTTCTGATGTCGGGGCTGGAGAACCGGGTACATACGTTCAAGGAATGAATGTGCTCGCTGCACCATTTCTCTACGCTGCTCGAAGTGAGTCTGAAGCATTTGCTGCTTTTCATCGCTTCATAACAACCGAAGTTCCTGGTTATGTGAGAGGCGCAATGGATGGTGTTCACAAGGGACTCGCATTAGTGGATAAAGTGCTAGCTATTGTTGATCCAAAATTGAGTCTTTATCTGATTGGAAAGGGCATGAGTGCAGAAATTTATGCTTTCCCTTCAGTACTCACTCTATGCGCATGTACCCCTCCGTTACCTGAGGTACTTCGTCTTTGGGATTTCTTATTTGCGTATGGTGCTCATCTCAATATTCTTTGTATTGTGGCACAACTTGTTATTCTCAGGCATTCAATAATGAGTTCTCCCAG TCCTACGAAAATCCTTAGATCTTTCCCGCCTTTACAAGCGGATACGATTAAAGAAGTTACACTTACTATCATCAAGAAAATTCCAGATGATGTTTATGCGGAAATTGTTTCGCATGCTAAATAG